Part of the Cyanobacteria bacterium FACHB-DQ100 genome, GCGGTGGATTTGTTCTAGCCTGGTGTCTAACTTCGTGCGTGGAGAATTCACAACCTCAATTCCAATCACAGCACTCTCAGGCTATCAAGCAAACGCCAACTCTACGAGCTTTTTCCGGGTTCCAATAGACGGAGGTACAGAAGGGTTGCCACGAAGAAAAAGGGGACAAAAAACCATTCGGGCGAATTGCGATAGACCCAAATCATGAGGATAAGCCAACAGGCTAGGCTGGTCAGAGCGAGAAGATCACGCATGGAATGCCTCCATGATTTTTAGAGAACCAGTTAGTCCTTCAGCAGATTTACTGGCTTGTCAGACAAAATCAGTGAAATCTTTCTAAAGATCCTGTGAACTCGACACTCCATACGTGACCCTTCTGTTCGCGATCGCCCCTACAGAGTACGGTCTCCCCCCAAAGCGCAGAGATCCCGGAAACGGAACGGCTTCGCTACAATAAACGAAAACCACCCCGAATACGCACGAGGCTTGCTTAATGCAATCACCGACTCTTTTGATCTCCAAAGAGCTACCCAGCTTGAACTATACCTATGCTCCCGATCGCTTCGATGAAACGTGGGAAGCACCGTTGTCGATTTTGCTTGGACTTGGACGGGCAGCCGGGGCAGACTTTATCGAATTTTTCTTAGAGCGCGTCAACTACATTAGCTGTATGGCAGAAGACGACGCGATTACCAGCATTTCGCCTCGATTGGCAACGGGTGCAGGGGTGCGGGTGTTTCGTGGCAAAGCAGACTGTTACGTTTCGACGAATGACTTGTCGTTTAACGGTCTGAAAGCAGCATTAGAGAAGGGCTTGTCGATCATGGGGTTGCACTTGCCGTCTCCCAATTCGTTTATCCCAGAAATTCATCTCGAACTGCTGCGCGATTACGCGACGAAGAAGGGCAAAGAAGCGTGGCTCGGTCAGTCGAGTTCGATGCGGGAAATGGGCGATGTGCTGCTTGCGGCAAACGGATCGCTCTTGCAGAAAGCAAATCACGTTCAATCGCGCCGCGCTGTGTATTTCCGCGATTGGCAAGAAGTGTTAGTTGCTGCGAGCGATGGCACGTTTGCGCGGGACATTCGTTTAACGCAGTCGGTTGGATATAGCTTGCTGTGCGCCGAGGGAACGAATCGATCGTCGATCAATAAGCGTGTCGGTAGCACCAGTGAGCCAGATTTTCTCAGAAATTGGAATTACGCGAACGATGCGGAAGAAGTAGCAGATTCTGCCGCGAAGATGCTGTATGCGGATTATGTTGAGTCGGGCAACTATCCGATCATCATGGCAAACGAATTCGGCGGCGTGATTTTCCATGAAGCGTGTGGACACTTGCTCGAAACGACGCAGATCGAACGCAAGACGACTCCGTTTGCTGAGAAGAAAGGCGAGAAGATCGCACACGAAAATCTCACTGCTTGGGATGAAGGCATTACATCGGATGCGTTTGGAACGATCGACATGGATGATGAAGGAATGCCCGCTCAGCGCACGTTGCTGATTGAGAATGGCATTTTGAAGAACTTTATTTCCGATCGTGCAGGTTCGGTGAGAACTGGGCATCCAAGAACTGGCAGCGGTCGCCGTCAAGGATACACTTTCGCAGCAGCCAGTCGGATGCGGAACACCTACATTGCACCGGGAGAGTATGAGATCGATGACTTGTTTGCGTCGATCGAGAAAGGCATCTACTGCAAGAAAATGGGTGGCGGTAGTGTTGGGCCTACCGGCCAGTTCAACTTTGCAGTTGATGAAGCGTATTTGATCGAAAACGGCAAAGTGACCAAACCGCTCAAAGGTGCAACGCTGATCGGAGAAGCAGTGGACATCATGAATAAGATTTCCATGTGTTCTAAGGATCTAGGCTTGGCGGCAGGGTTCTGTGGTTCGGTGAGCGGTAGCGTTTATGTGACCGTTGGACAGCCGCACCTGAAGGTCGATTCGATCACCGTGGGTGGTCGATAAGGGCAAATTGCTTCGTTTTGGGTGGGTTGTTGCCCCCTAAATCCCCCACCAGTGGGGACTTTGAGATAAAGGAATCGATCGACTGTAGGAGCATTCTTGGCGTTAAAGCTTATACCGAATTAAACATAGAATGCGACAGATCATACTCAAAGTCCCCCATTCTGGGGGATTTAGGGGGCGAGAATCTGTCGCATCCACAAATCAATCTGGTATTAGTGGTGCTTCTCAGGAGGTTAAAGCATTTTGTTCAAAGTTTCTGATTGGGGATTTAGGGAGCAAACCCGAAGTAATTAAAGAGATTTATTTCTGCACAATAGGCGCTAAACAAATGGCAAAGGTTCAAGACATTGCAGCCGCAGCACAAGAAGCTGCAAAGAAACTCGGAATTGAGAAGTTTGATATCTATGGTTCATCGATCGATGAAACCAGCGTGCAGGTCGATCAAGGTGAGCCGCAGCAAATGAAGGCTTCACAACGATCGGGCGTAACGGTGCGCGTGTGGAACGAAGAACACAGTGTAGGTGTAACTTCGACAACCGATGTTGATTCGATCGGCTTAGAGCTTGCTTTGAAGACGGCTAAAGAAGCAAGTTACTTTGGCGTGAAAGACAATGCACCGGATTTTAGTCCTGAAGCAACGGCGAAAACAGCGGATGTGAACAGTGAGCATCTGCCGCAAGCTCCGGTGTCGCAATTGTTAGAAACATTGATTCACGCAGAGAAAGAACTACTATCGGCGCATCCTGCGATCGTCGGTGTTCCCTACAATGGTTTGGCGCAGCGGGATATCGATCGCTTCTATCTCAACAGTCAAGGTGCATTACGGCATGAAGCGCATTCTTATGCGTCAATGTATCTCTACACCAAAACCGAAGAAGAAGGCAGAAAACCTCGTAGTGCAGGAGCTTTTCGCGTCAGCCCTGGAATCGAAAAGCTGGATGTTGAAGGCTGTTTGAAAGAAGCAGCAGAGAAAACAATCAGTCATTTGAACTATGACAAAGTAAAAACAGGCAAATATCGCATCGTGTTTTCACCAGAAGCCTTCTTGAGCTTGATTGGTGCGTTTTCTAACTTGTTTAATGCTCAGAGCATCTTAGATAACCAAAGTCTCTCTACTGTTGAATCTTTGGGCACAACGATCGCCTCTCCGCTCCTGTGCTTAAATGACAATGCCCTACATCCTGAAAACATTGGTGCAGAAGCATTTGATGGCGAGGGAACTCCGACTCGTGCCATTCCATTGATCAAAAATGGCGTGTTGTCGAACTTCCTACATAGTGCAGGCACAGCAAAACGGATGAATGCACAGCCCACTGGACACGCAAACATGGGCGCAAAGGTTACAGTCAGTCCGCATTTCTTTCATGTCTATGCGGGTGAACCCGCAGCGCAGGAATATAGCTTAGAGAATGCAGACAATCTAATTCTGATTGATGATCTGAGTGCGCTTCATGCGGGAGTTCAAGCGCTGCAAGGTTCGTTCTCGCTGCCGTTTGATGGTTGGCTGATTCAGAATGGAAAGCGTACCAGCATTGAATCTGCTACCGTTGCAGGTGACATTCGGGAAGTGCTGAAGTCGATTATCTATGTCGAGAAAGAGACGGAATTTACAGGCTCAGGGGTTGCTCCGAGAGTTTGGGTAGACGAACTATCCGTTACTGGAGAATAGCGAACCATTGAACTGATCAAAAACGATCGGAGCTTATCAATCCTCCGATCGTTTTTTTGCACCTTAGAACGTGAAAGTGGTTCGGATTGTTCCAATCACAATGTCATCGTTGCGATCGTCATGATTCGGAGCCGTTAGCCAAATAATTCCGGGTGTAATCGCAATGTTGTCATTGAGTTGATATTGATAGAAGCCTTCAACATGGAGTGAGGTGCTGCGATCGCGTCCCACCGCAGATCCGAATGTTCCCCGCGCTCCGGTAACTTTCGGTTCCATCCCCACAATCACCCCGGCAACGCTGCCTTTTTTGAGAAAGTCAGGAACCGCTAAACCGACTGACCAGTTCCAGATGTCCAATGTCCCCCGCTGTCCAGGCTGTAACGATTGAGCATTCGTGTAGCCGACTGCACCATTAAGTACAAGCTGCGGCGCAAGTTGGAAGGTTGCCGAGATGCCGTAAGCATTCGCCGAAGTAGGCACATTGTTGGCTAAGAAGCCTGTGTCGCCGAGAGAGCGGAAATTTGCACGAGTGCTACCTACCGAGCCGTTTCCTGCAAAATCGACGTTGTAAGCGTGAATGTAAGTCAAACCGATTCCCAGTCGTTCAGTCGGACGGAAGGTGAGTTGAGCCAGCGCACCGTAAGAACCGTTAAATAAGCCGTCTCCGGCTGCGGGAGAATTTGGCTCACCTGAGAGATAGCCTAAACTCAGTTCTAGAGCATCGCCGAACTTATGGCGCAGTCCGAGGCCGGTTCCGGCGGTACCGTTGCCTAGATAGTAAATCGAGTTGCGTGTGCCGAAGTGCGACAATGCGCCTGAACCACCATCTCCATCAAGATAAGGATTCAATGTATCGGTAAAGTCATCGATCGCACCTGCATTCGCTTCGACCACAACGGTCGTGTTTTCTCCGATCGGAAACGTATAGTTCAAAGCATCGATCACCACTTCATTATTATCACCCCCTGCAAATCTCAACGCCCCTTCGGTGGTCAGTTGGTCGCCACTCACGCTGGCAGGAAGCGCAGAAAGGTTTGCCGCTTGCAGACGGGTTCTCAAGTTGTCGCGTCCGGTGAAGCTGGTGTCGAAGTTCAAGCGGATACGATTGCCGACGATCGTATTGCGGGAGACG contains:
- a CDS encoding TldD/PmbA family protein, producing MQSPTLLISKELPSLNYTYAPDRFDETWEAPLSILLGLGRAAGADFIEFFLERVNYISCMAEDDAITSISPRLATGAGVRVFRGKADCYVSTNDLSFNGLKAALEKGLSIMGLHLPSPNSFIPEIHLELLRDYATKKGKEAWLGQSSSMREMGDVLLAANGSLLQKANHVQSRRAVYFRDWQEVLVAASDGTFARDIRLTQSVGYSLLCAEGTNRSSINKRVGSTSEPDFLRNWNYANDAEEVADSAAKMLYADYVESGNYPIIMANEFGGVIFHEACGHLLETTQIERKTTPFAEKKGEKIAHENLTAWDEGITSDAFGTIDMDDEGMPAQRTLLIENGILKNFISDRAGSVRTGHPRTGSGRRQGYTFAAASRMRNTYIAPGEYEIDDLFASIEKGIYCKKMGGGSVGPTGQFNFAVDEAYLIENGKVTKPLKGATLIGEAVDIMNKISMCSKDLGLAAGFCGSVSGSVYVTVGQPHLKVDSITVGGR
- a CDS encoding TldD/PmbA family protein; the protein is MAKVQDIAAAAQEAAKKLGIEKFDIYGSSIDETSVQVDQGEPQQMKASQRSGVTVRVWNEEHSVGVTSTTDVDSIGLELALKTAKEASYFGVKDNAPDFSPEATAKTADVNSEHLPQAPVSQLLETLIHAEKELLSAHPAIVGVPYNGLAQRDIDRFYLNSQGALRHEAHSYASMYLYTKTEEEGRKPRSAGAFRVSPGIEKLDVEGCLKEAAEKTISHLNYDKVKTGKYRIVFSPEAFLSLIGAFSNLFNAQSILDNQSLSTVESLGTTIASPLLCLNDNALHPENIGAEAFDGEGTPTRAIPLIKNGVLSNFLHSAGTAKRMNAQPTGHANMGAKVTVSPHFFHVYAGEPAAQEYSLENADNLILIDDLSALHAGVQALQGSFSLPFDGWLIQNGKRTSIESATVAGDIREVLKSIIYVEKETEFTGSGVAPRVWVDELSVTGE
- a CDS encoding iron uptake porin yields the protein MTKLLIHSLVLAAGLGLASNATASEISVDSEIKVNSANPAVAELSNEEPLAQVTSVSQLSDVRPTDWAFQALQSLVERYGCIAGYPDRTFRGNRATTRYEFAAGLNACLNRINELIAASTADLVKKEDLATLQKLQEQFAAELATLRGRVDSLEARTTTLEKQQFSTTTKLNAEVVLGITGAAAGRDFIRREFDPVTGTSTEVLDRVSRNTIVGNRIRLNFDTSFTGRDNLRTRLQAANLSALPASVSGDQLTTEGALRFAGGDNNEVVIDALNYTFPIGENTTVVVEANAGAIDDFTDTLNPYLDGDGGSGALSHFGTRNSIYYLGNGTAGTGLGLRHKFGDALELSLGYLSGEPNSPAAGDGLFNGSYGALAQLTFRPTERLGIGLTYIHAYNVDFAGNGSVGSTRANFRSLGDTGFLANNVPTSANAYGISATFQLAPQLVLNGAVGYTNAQSLQPGQRGTLDIWNWSVGLAVPDFLKKGSVAGVIVGMEPKVTGARGTFGSAVGRDRSTSLHVEGFYQYQLNDNIAITPGIIWLTAPNHDDRNDDIVIGTIRTTFTF